The following is a genomic window from Halichoerus grypus chromosome 5, mHalGry1.hap1.1, whole genome shotgun sequence.
GAGCGTTGTCTTctgtattgtaggatgtttaacagcatccctggcctctaccaaGAGATACCTTCCCCAGTTacgacaaccaaaaatgtctccagacgttgccaaatgtccctgcGTCAGTGGGGGGGGGCAAATGTACACCCCACTGAGGACCACTGCATTGCCCAATTCTATCTGTCAATTGCTGTGCCAATATCAAGCGGACAAttcttaaatcttttaaaaatgtctgttacCTGATAGGGCAAgtccctctttcttttccaaaattgttttgcACTTTTACTCTTCTAGATTAATTTTAGAACTAATTTGACAAATTCCATGAAATGTTTTATtgggaattttatttataaattaatttggggagaactggTATGTCTACGATATTGAGCCTTCTATCCACATACATGCCATATCTCATGAGATAGGTTCTTTTATGCCTTTCATTaacttctgtgatttttctctataaaagttGAAGCCTGGGCTGTCTGGTCTCCCTGGGCTGTCTGGTTATGCTCAGGCTTTCTTCCTGTGCCCTAGCCACTGCTTCCCAGGTTCCTGACTACAAGGCGAGCCAGAAGAATCCTTCTACCCTCAAAAGCCATCCCTCCTGCTTTTCAATGCTCAGCAACAGCAGGGTTATTTATTGTCACCAGGATCTGAGAAGGGTCCTTGTGCTGTTGTTTGTTGCACAAGTTGATGTCAAGTTGGAAAACTAATGTTTTACAACTAAAAAagccctctctgtctttctctgaaatTTAGCTACTACCCACCTTTCTACTGCTCTAATTGCCACCCCTGCTTCTTCTGCCTAGCTTAAATTCCTGCCTGGCCTTATTTCCTATGGTGCCCCAGGGTGAATGACCCAGTCACTGCATAGGTCTTACTCAGAACTGCCCACACACTTTTACCCGTTATTTATCCTATCCTGGAAtgccttttctccttttactCAACCAACTCCTTTGCTAATTCAGCACTCATTCAAATCTACTCTCCTTTTTGAATTTCTCCTTACATTTGGCATTAAACAATTTTGTACTTAATTATATATCTGCACAGACCCAGTGTGGtaggcagaagaaagaacatgATTCAAGGTAGAAAAACAGGGGCTGAATTTTAGCCTTACAATTTATTAGCTGTGACACTTTGAGTAAGTCATCTAATCTGTCTTAGCcttgatttttctcatctgtaaaatggagataataatactcATTTTGAGTGTTGTCTACCAAACTACAAAGAAAGATCACTTGCCAGTAGGCACTTGTATCTTTCACAGTACCTTGCAGAGTTTGTAAAAATGTGTGCAATAAAGACTTATGAAAAAGCAGCCCTTTTGGCAGGGGGGCCTTTTGAGGCTCTAGAGGGTCTATGCTTATGAATAATGAAGGAGGGGGTAGTCCAGCAATTCAGATTGTCGAAAAATAACTGTACTTAATTTCTGAACAAATTGCTGGAGAGCAGCAAATTTTGCttattaattctattttgtttggGATAATATTAAAATCAGTTTTCATTCCCTAAGGCTAGAATTTGAAAACACTGAGAAAATCCACAAGATGGATTAATCTTTGTGTGACAAATAGAATGCTGACTATGTCAAGTTATTTTGATAAACACTGAGCACATGAAGAGTTTGGGATGAAAATGTTCAGATCATGAACCTCCTAAAAAAATGTGCTGCTGCTTCGGAATATTCTAGGAACTCTCGTGAGGCAAATGTTCCAAACATCATCGAAATATCCCCCCCTCTGTAAAGGTGCTAGCCTGTTTACTACAAGGAAATCATGAGGTCTGTTTCTtacctggaggctggaggcttaAGCCTGGGTCCAACTTCGTGTGGGGCTTAGAGCTGATGAACAGGTAACAAAGCACACAGGCGGTGACGATGAAGGCCAGGAGAACCACTGCTGCTATGGACAGGCCCACAAGGGCGCCAATGCTGGGGAGAGAAGACCAGAGGGAGCTGAGTGTCGGGAGGGGACTTTGGAGGCAACCCGTTAGACGTGAAGTGTTGTCGGTGTTATAGGCATAGGCTGGCTTCAACTTTTGTTCTGTCTCTACTTGCCTTAGGCCGTTTGGGCCTAAGCATGAGACAGAGCATTAGCTGTGTGCCCAGGACTCACCACATATGTAACACGACTTGCGTCAGTGCCACCACATAATTGGGACTCAGTTTGTGTTCCCCttcctgttttctccttccctccctactTTCTTCAACCTGCATcccaccccccccatccccaccccagggagCTGGAGATGGTCTTAAAGAGCCCTCCCCATgatgctgtttcttaaaaatcaagACACATAGTAGGCCTTAGCTAAAAACCAGCTGTCCTTCCAACCTCCTTCCAGGTAGTTTCCGACTCACCCTCCACTGGGTCTCACGCCAGTGTGGACTCCATGTTTAGAAGACCTCCCCACTGCTGTTCCCTCACCCTCCAACCTTGCCACCTCTGCCCCAAGTCAGGCCCTGGTCACCTGGTCTCCAGACGACTACCTCCTGGCTCATTTGGGAGTCACTGTCTTTCCTGCTTCATATGATTCCTCCCTATCATCTCCCCACATTAGAGTTTTACCTGTCCTTGAAGGCCCATCTCAAATGTCTCCTGACCTCAATAATGCTTTCCTTGgccatctttctctctcctttgcccaCCCATGCCAGGCTAATCCACCCAGGACACTTCCCTCAGGGCCTTTAGCACTTCCCTCTGAGTCAGGCAGCCCAATGTGGCAGGAAAGAGCAAAGGGCTTTGGAACCAAACCTACCTGGGTTAGGACCCAGGTATGTAACAACTCACTCTGAGATCTTGATGAAGTTATTATACATTTTGAGCCTCAACTTCTTTGTCTGAAAAGTGAAAATGATCAAAACACAGTATTtcacagaggcacctgggtggctcagtcagttaagcgtctgcgtttggctcaggtcatgatcccagagtccctgctcagtggggagtccccttctccctctccctctgctgctcccccctgcttgtgtgcgctctctctgttaagtaaataaactcttaaaaaaaaacccaaaacacagtACTTCACAGGAGGTAGTAAGGATgactaatatatataatattcttgacacatagtaggtgttcaacatATTCCTCATGTGTTTCTTGAAGGCAGAATCAGACCATAAATAATCAGCTTTGTCCTCCCCTTGCAGAagccctggcacatagtaagcatttagtaaatattactgagtacctactatgtgtcaggcactgtaaGATATTCTCCCAACAGTAGCGGATAAGTAAGCAGCAGGCTTTGTTTGTGTGCCCTTCCCGTCTATGACTTCTTCACCAGCTTTTTTGCCCACCCCTCGCCCTTACCCCACCCCCAGACTCTTGCCCTTGCCACTTCTGCCAGATTTTGCTCCCAGCTAGCTGGTGACTTATTTCCCAGCTAGTTGATAGCTAAGTTCCACTAAGCAGAATCACCTTAGAGCTTTGGAAAATCTGTCTTCCCATggctaaataaattattgaacaccCCTGCAATGGAATAGTTTAGAGccattaaaaacatgttttcaaataatatttaagatcaaggatagggacgcctgagtggctcagttggttaagcgtctgcctttggctcaggtcatgatcccagggtcctgggattgagtcccacatcgggctccttgctcagcagggagtctgcctctccctcttcctgcttctccccatgcttgtgcgtgctctctctctcaaataaataaaaatatttaaaaaataaaataaaaaaaagatccagGATAAGTTCTGATgagataatgctaagtgaaaagagtAGGACGTGATACTAAATATATAGCATAATTccaatttaaataaacatatacataattaTACATATGTAAGGTTGGATagaaatacaccaaaatgctAACAGGCTGTCTCTGGTTGTAGTGCAGGCTGTGGATGTCCTGTCCGTGTCCCATGGGGTCTTGTAATTGTAGAATATTCTGGCCAGAGTTTCAAATGCCAGCATCTATATCCCTTGGCCTGAGGGTTTTCTCTGGGCCCAGAACAGTCTCCATCTGTACATTGAGCAGGTGAGAAGTGCAGGAAAATTAATGCCTCCCTTCTCCCATTGACACAGAACCAATGATTGACACAAATTGTATGTGAATACCCAGTTTCCTGGCCCTCAGGTGGGATGACTCTGAGGTGTAATTTCTACATGGGCTGGCAGAGCTCAGTGGGCATAAGCTCCAGTGACCCTCAGTGGTGACCCACTATCATTTGCTCTTACCCTTCCCTGCCTCACTTTGCCACGCTCAACCCATGTTTTCTAGGATGGCTTTCCATAAAAACCACTTGCCCTCAAATCCTTGTTTCTAAGTCTTTTGGGGAATCCAAGCTAAGACACTGGATCTCCCATGATTCCTCTGTCCTTTCCACATTTTCCATATTGAGCATGCAGTACCTTTTAGTTCTTATAAGTACTTTAATCAAACATTATTTCCCCTTTTGAGATATGCTGTTTATAAGGCTATTATCTGGAAGACTTGGGCTCCAGTTGGGCCCCCACACTTTACATGGGACATCTGTGGCCACCTGGATGGAAAGGGCCCTCTAAAAAGAAGGTCCTTTGAGGAATGGGTGAGAGAGCTGGCAGGAGATATCCCAGATTAGCAGTCAGACAGGGAGCGGGCGCTGTCTCTGATGGTCTGTCTGGGGACAGAGGAATCAGGTCCCAAGGACAGAGCTGGGAACAACCGAGGCAGCTCCAAGGGGAAACATCTGTGCTTGGCCGAAGATgaactttactattttttttttttttaagattttatttatttatttgagacagagagaatgagagagagagagcacatgagaggggggagggtcagagggagaagcagactccctgccgagcagggagcccgatgtgggactcgatccagggactccaggatcatgacctgagccgaaggcagtcgctcaaccaactgagccacccaggcgcccggccgAAGATGAACTTTAAATGATTAGAGTTGTCCCCAGGTGAATGGACTGCCTTGAGAGGTGGTAAGTTTTCTATTATTGCATGGGTTTGTAAAGAATACCgggatgaggggtgcctgggcggctcagtcgttaagcgtctgccttcagctcaggtcatgatcccaggggcctgggatcgagccccgcattgggctccctgctccgagggaagcctgcttctccctctcccactctccctgcttgtgtttcctctctcgctgtgtctctctctgtcaaatcaatgaataaaaaatctttaaaaaaaaaaaaaaagaataccggGATGAGTACACTTTTCAGTGAAGTTAGAGTTTCCTGCCCTGGGTGGGAAACTGAAGAGCTGCTAGCCTTCTAGGAGTTCACAGATCCATAACTCTCAGAGAGATAACACACTGTGACCCCTAGGAGAGAACTGGAGAGGCGGTCTAACATTTCTCTGTTAGGGCTTTTGAGTTAGGCTGTTCTAAGTTCAAATCTGGGTTCTGTCATATATAAACTGAAAAATCCTTCATCTCTTGATCTtcgttttcttcatttgtaaaggtTCCTATCTCACCAGGTGTCcctaaagattaaatgaggtggTGTACACACAGCGCCTGACAACCGATTCTGCCCTGCAGCAAGGCTGCTGCCTTTTGGCTCACATCCTGGTAAAAAACGGAGCTGCTAATAGAGGGTGTTCGGAAAGTGGACCAGACATGTGATAGCACCAGCTGCTTCTCCACAGGGAGTCTTCATCCTGAGACACACTTTTAAAGACAGCAGTTCTCCTTGAGCACTACCCAAGGAAACAGTTGTTTACCTGGAGATCTTATATTTTTAAGGACCAACTTTCATGAAAAAGGCCAAATGGAGTTGAGAGCAAAACAAGGTCTCCACCCTGCAATGGTGCACTCCAGAAGGGTTGTTTTAGGGTTTAAGGTACATTGATTACCTAGATGTCCTGGGGGACCCTCCGGTCCTCTCCTCCACTTTGTAACTGTCTGTGATGTTTATGAACCATGTTATGTCCAAGCCTAAGAAAAGTCAGCCCTGCGGGCTAAACCTTTCAACTGCCCTTGAGGTCACAGAACGGGAGCACACTGACACGTGATGTGACCTCAGAGGTCACCCCATCCAACCCTCCACCTCATTGTCTGAGCCACTAAAGCATTCCACATATCACGAGGGGTGAAGGCAACAGGAGGGACCACAGGGGTGTAGAGGGAAGGAGATGTTAGAAGAGGGAGGGGATCTTGGCTAGGTGCTGAGGGGGTGTGTGTCTCCAAGGGCCAGCACAGTGCCCAGAAGATAGTAGAGGGTCAATGAGTGTCTTTTCAAATGATCTGAGTGAAGGGGGTTATGAGAGAGCCAGGCTAGATTTAGACAGTTGTGCCACAGGACAAGCCCGGACTTTGGCCAGACAGGCCTGAGTTttcatcccagctctgccacttgctctCAGCAGGGCCTTACCAGAGATTAACTTAACTGCTTtcaagttttctcatctgtaaaatggacagaagacatgccAGGGTTGTGAACGTGTGAATACATCTAACTCCTGGTTCGTCCTAGGTGATGTTCTTTAAATCTCAGTCTATAAAGACATCGCTAGAAGATCTTGGACAATTCACTTTCGTACTCCCAGATTCACTTTCCCACCTGTGAAGCAGGGAAAGAAACTCCCTTCTACTGAGGACATATAGTATGTACTAGTCACtttcacatgcattatttcacttaatcctcacaacaattccACGAGACAGGTAGTACGATTgccattttgaagatgagaaaagagCCTTGGAGATAATTTGGCCAAATTCACATAGCTATTAAGTGACAGAGCCACGGTTTGGACTGACTGGGTTCTAATCAGCCCCAAAGTTCTACACTGTCTCTATACCTCTAAGGGAGGTCAGTGCTACCATATTTCAGCACCCAGCTCAGTGTTAAGTACACAGTGGGTCTTCAGCAAATACTCCATTGTTATACTCTAGGTACATGTCATATCTCTCTGAATGGATGATGAGCTCCTCAGGGACAGGgaataattaatttttgtgtcCCTATTGCTGAGCATAGCACCTGGCACAAAGCAAAGGCtataaggaatgaatgaatatatggtTGAATAGAGAATAAATTAAATCCTCAGTTACAGATAGCAGCCGAATGTGCAGGACTGGAAAACCTGGCCATCTGAAAATAGTTTTAGAATTAcaggttgaggggcgcctgggtggctcagttgttaagcgtctgccttctgctcaggtcatggtcccggggtcctgggatcgagcccccacatcaggctccccgctcagcgggaagcctgcttctccctctcccacaccccctgcttgtggttccctctctcgctgtgtctctgtcaaataagtaaaaaaaaaaaaaaaaaaaaaaagaattacaggttGAGCAGTCTAGAAAAAGTGATTATCTATAATTGTCAGTGGCATATGTCAAGTTGATTTCACCTCTTTATCTCTTTGGTCCTAGTCAGAAATCAGGGCAATCATTTATCATCCTCTTCATTTGATAGTTATAaagacaggctcagagaggtttctTTGGCAGAATGTCCTTTCCCACCCAGAGGGTATGCAGCCTCTGGTCACATACCACCAGGAACAGGAAAACCACTGTCTACTGAGATGGCCCACTCCATTTTTGCCGATACCTATTTCCCAGAGCAGGCACAGGCTCGGGTCCTATTTTCTGGGTGAGGCCTTTGGAGACGGCTAGGAACTGAGACCCACTGCCCTCTCAGCACCATTCTTGGTTCCAGGAATGTCAACACTGGCCTATCCACCCCCTTCCTTGAacaggcagggaaactgaggtcctTTGGGTGGGGATTCACCCAAATTACACTTCTATTAATCTATACTGAGCTGGCTTCTGCTGTGGCATTATGACATTGCATGCAGCTCTGATTCCTTGGTCCTCTGCTTTAGCTCGGGAGTAGAGTAGATCCCCAGCTACGTGCTCAATAAGGGGTAGCTGAAAGAATGACTAAAtatgaggaggaagaaagggttGAGCCTCAGCTAGGCTGGGATTGACTTGGGGTGTAGCATGAGGTGAGGAGTAAGACCTGGGGCTGAGGTCTGGGTGTAGGGATAGACCATGTTTGGAGTCAAGGTGGGTTGCCTTGAGGACTCGGGGAGGTTGGGGCTGGTGATCCATATTGACTGGGGAGTGAGTAAAGTCAGGGATGAGGTCAGGGTAATATTAGGATGGGGACCCTGGTGAGCTCTTGGGTTAGGGTAGGGTTTGGGTTTCCTGTAATGTGGGAGATGGGAGTGTTGTGTCAGGGAGAGGGTTGGTGTGTTATGTGGGGCTGGGTTCAGGGTGGCAGAGGATGACACCGGGAGTAGGGATGGACTGAAGTTTCTCCAGTGGGGTTGGGGATGAGGTTCAAGTTTGGATCTGAATAATGGTTCAGGtcaggatgggggaaggggtTACAGAGGGAGTTGGCTTGGTGAGAGCAAAGGTCAGTATTGGGCCTGAAGGGCTAAAGGGCAGGGGCGGGTCGATGCTGATGCTGGGGTGGGCACGTGGGTGAGGACTGAGGGTTTAGCACGCGCTGGACTGAGGGTGCGGTGAGGGGCCAAGACTGGAGTGGGGTTCTAGCTGGGGTTAGCGCCACGGCCGGTACCTGAGCCACCACATGTAGCTGTGCTCGTAGGGGAAGAAGCTGTGCGGGTCGTCGCAGCAGTACTTGTGGTCGCGGAAGCCGCAGCAGAAGACGGCGGCCGCCTCGCCCCCGGGCCGCGGGCAGCTGAAGCCACGCACCACCTCCTGCTCTGCGCTCACGTAGCTCGTGCAAGCGCCGCTCATCGCGCCCCGCGCCGGGCCCGCCGCCACCTCGGGCCACCAGACGGCCGGGCGAGCGAGGAACGGACGGAGACAGAACTAAGCCGGAGAAAGACAGCGactgagggagagaaaaagcagagagaagcagcGCGACAGAGGGACGCGGCGAGAGGCGCGGAGACGCAGCAGTTAGAGACCTAGAGTCCCTCAGGACCGGGAAAGGCGACCAGGTACGCGGACCGGGCGCGGTGGGAGGGGATgtggaggaggatgaggaaagagaggaggaggagagcggAGGAGCGGTGGGAGTGGAGAGTGGCGGGAAGGCGGGGGGGGAGCGGGCGCCGGAGCGCGAGCGCGAGGCGGGGGGACCGGATGGGAGGGCGACCCGCGGAGCCGAGAGGAGGGAGCTACCCGGCGGAGCCTCCTGGGCGCGAGTCTGTCCTGCGCTCGTCTCACCGCGTTCCCAGTTTATGCACGAGGGTGCTGAGTGCGCAGAGACTACATGACATGTCCGAGGTGGCAGGGCGGGAATCGAAGCCACCGCCGCGGATTCCACAGCTGCCCTTGAGCACCCTCCTGGTGCTCGGCGCTGTGCTCGACGCCGGCAGTCTCAGGGCAGGCCCAGGCTAGTGCGGGACACAAGCGGCCAGCCGGCGACCACACCGCAGGGTCAGGTATGGGATGATTAGTACACTACTTCACTTAGCCTTCACACCAACCCAGAGGACCAGGGATTTTCaaacccattttataaatgagagctAAGTGCCAGAGAGGTCATTTCCCCCAGTCCTCAAGTCCGTGGGATTTTAACCTGGGTCTGTCTAGTCCCCAAGCCCTTGTTCTTTCTGGGGTTCTCACTGTGCCTCTTTTccagtggacttttttttttttttaagattttatttatttgagagagcgcgcgcgcggcgtgcgcgcgcgcacacgagccggaggggggagggtgggaaggggcagagggagaaggagactcacTGTTGTgtagggagtggggggaggggggagaagcagacgggaagaggggctggaccccaggacactgggatcatgacctgagagggaggcagatgctgaaccgactgagctacccaggcgtcctaagattttatttttaagtaatctccaacccacaaccctgagatcaagagtcgttccctccaccaactgagccagccaggcatccctccagTGGAGTTTTAAACCTTTGGCTTCCTGGCctgtctgtctcttccttccctgAGCAGCTAAGTCGTACTGACATATTCACACTCTTCTGTTCAGACTCCCTGCCACCCTGGCCTAGGACAAGGGGGCTACATGATGTCCCAAATGGAACCCCACCCCCCAGGAAGCAAAGCCGGCACACCTTTCCACTCTCAGAAATTATTTCCAGATCACAAGAGCCGTGTTCTCATTAGGGTTAGGGGATCACAGTCTGAAGGGGCCATATGTGGCCCTTAGAAATTGCCTGTCCTCTCAGGGtacagtggggaaactgaggctttgagaggtACACAGCTTTCCCCAATTGCACTGATCCAGGACTAGAGATTCCTGAGCTTTAgttatcccattttttaaaaaaatttttaaatattttatttattcatttgtgagagagagagtgtgtgagcagggggagaggcaaagggagaagcagactccctgctaatcCAGGAgtccaaggtggggctccatcccaggaaccagagatcatgacctgagctgaaggcagatgcttaaccatctgagccacccaggtgcccctagttgtcCCATTTTATATCCCATTCAGCTAGTCACAGGGTATTGGGACTGAAAAAGACCTGTGGGACATGTAACCAATTAATCAGTCACAGCTagctttaaaaaacagtaattagGAAAGCCAGGGTGTCTCAGTCCgttgtcagactcttgatctcagctcaggttttgatctcagggtggtgagttcaagccccgtgttgggctccatgatgggcgtggagcctacttaagataaataaataaataaaaaagaataattaaatggaacagaaaaagtGCACTGCAGATAGTAAAGCTAAGTATTCTTTCATAAAATGCTTATTTCagttacatatgtatgtatgtattatggaCCAGATCACAATGTAAAGTGCATTTCTTTTGAGTCAGGTCAAAAAGGTTTGAAAGCCACTGAATTTCTCATTGGACAGATGGGCAGGGGCTAGCTTAAGATGACAAGATCTTTAGCTCTTCTAATTTTTCACAGGAGTAGGTAGAGTAGGAAATAGTTATTGTGATGCCTTGGGACTCCCCAGTTTCTCCATTCTTTGCTTTGGGTGTGTGTGGCATAAACATGGGCATCAGGCATTCTGGGCTCAAACCTTAGCTCTCCCCCTTCCCcgatttttctctctgtttcaggTTACCTTTCTTCATCTGGCCAGCTTCTAAGATGCTAATGTGTGCCATGCTTTTGAGCTGAGCACTGGAGTCCCTGAGAGGGGTCAGATCTGGGTCTGCCCTTGAGAAACACACAGTATGGTGGAGGAGTCACACAGATGATCATAGGACAGGGCAGTGAAAGGGGAAATGTGGGGACCATGGCTGCAGAGTGGTCACTGtctgaaggagagaggaagaatttTGAGGGGGTAGTGTCCTCAAGGGTCACTATAAGGTCAAATATGAAAATTGGAGGGAATTGTTATTGTCCCCCAGAAAACCTTTCTACTGAGCTGTGCACCTGGAGGCTGGATGGCATACCCTAATGAAGGTGCACTTTGGCCTCTTTACCAGATGGAAAGTAAAGGGGGCGGAGTGGAAATCCTGTGGAAAGGAGAGAGGTCTCCTGGAGACAGGGTTTAGCTGGGAGGTAGAAAGCACTCTGCTCTGACTTTTGGGAAAATTGTGAAGCTGCCAG
Proteins encoded in this region:
- the SHISAL2A gene encoding protein shisa-like-2A isoform X2, which produces MSGACTSYVSAEQEVVRGFSCPRPGGEAAAVFCCGFRDHKYCCDDPHSFFPYEHSYMWWLSIGALVGLSIAAVVLLAFIVTACVLCYLFISSKPHTKLDPGLSLQPPGFKETLQLPLSTSWNAVSLCKEPGLARWKTKPCRSYMSSPLRPSRPTSSQLSDQKSETT
- the SHISAL2A gene encoding protein shisa-like-2A isoform X1; the protein is MSGACTSYVSAEQEVVRGFSCPRPGGEAAAVFCCGFRDHKYCCDDPHSFFPYEHSYMWWLSIGALVGLSIAAVVLLAFIVTACVLCYLFISSKPHTKLDPGLSLQPPDPKEEAPPDCQGGNAGNSMEVPGVSILGQNHPFLNPWLDCNEEQAVDPKLLLQHCFMATMTASDIPGSPQEALVPNLDPCGPTP